A window of the Paenibacillus woosongensis genome harbors these coding sequences:
- the trhA gene encoding PAQR family membrane homeostasis protein TrhA, protein MANTHTYPRREEIANAITHGIGSVLSVAALVLLIVFSSLKGTAWHVVSFTIYGVTMLLLYVCSTLVHSFKEGKVKDLFEFFDHSSIYLYIAGTYTPFLLVAIRGPLGWSLFGVIWGIAILGVLFKAFFVKRFLFMSTFFYLIMGWLIVIAWGPLTAAVPSQGIVLLVAGGVLYSLGTIFYVWRAFPYHHAIWHLFVLGGSVTHFFAILLYLLPKW, encoded by the coding sequence ATGGCTAATACGCATACTTATCCGCGCAGGGAGGAAATCGCCAATGCCATCACCCATGGGATTGGATCTGTACTTAGCGTGGCCGCGCTCGTTCTGCTCATCGTATTCTCGAGCTTGAAGGGGACGGCCTGGCATGTAGTCAGCTTTACAATTTATGGGGTTACCATGCTTCTGCTGTACGTTTGCTCTACTCTCGTACACAGCTTCAAGGAAGGCAAAGTGAAGGATTTGTTCGAATTTTTCGACCATTCCTCGATTTACCTTTATATCGCCGGTACGTATACGCCATTTTTGCTTGTGGCGATTCGCGGACCGCTTGGATGGAGCCTGTTCGGGGTAATTTGGGGCATTGCCATACTCGGCGTGCTGTTTAAGGCATTCTTCGTCAAACGATTTTTGTTCATGTCCACATTTTTCTATTTGATAATGGGCTGGCTGATCGTTATCGCCTGGGGACCGCTTACGGCTGCAGTGCCTTCGCAAGGGATCGTGCTGCTGGTAGCCGGAGGCGTACTATATTCACTGGGCACGATATTCTATGTGTGGCGAGCTTTTCCTTACCATCATGCGATTTGGCATCTGTTCGTGCTCGGGGGCAGTGTGACGCATTTCTTCGCTATTTTACTGTACCTGCTGCCGAAATGGTAA
- a CDS encoding putative DNA-binding protein: MSQENRLEKTNRINLLFDFYEKLLTEKQQTFLKYYFHDDFSLGEIAAEFGISRQAVYEHIKRAEGMLEAYEEKLRLLHKHEERSAVLVRLGEIIAGSELPAVHKEEARNLLDQAEQL, translated from the coding sequence ATGAGTCAGGAGAATAGGCTTGAGAAGACGAACCGGATCAACCTTTTGTTTGATTTCTATGAGAAGCTGCTGACAGAGAAGCAGCAGACGTTCCTTAAATATTATTTCCACGATGACTTCTCGCTTGGCGAAATTGCCGCCGAGTTCGGAATCAGCAGACAGGCTGTTTATGAGCATATCAAACGGGCTGAAGGCATGCTGGAAGCTTATGAGGAGAAGCTCAGGCTGCTGCATAAGCATGAGGAACGAAGCGCTGTGCTTGTCCGGCTGGGAGAAATTATCGCAGGTAGCGAGCTGCCCGCCGTACATAAAGAAGAAGCAAGGAACTTGCTCGACCAGGCTGAGCAATTATGA
- the ffh gene encoding signal recognition particle protein produces the protein MAFEGLTNRLQSVFSKLRGKGKVSEDDVNEAMREVRLALLEADVNFKVVKEFISKVKEKAVGKEVMDSFTPGMVIIDIVNKELTELMGGSQAKLAKSNRPPTVVMMAGLQGAGKTTTSAKLAKLLLKGNHRPLLVAGDIYRPAAIKQLQVLGEQIKVPVFTLPEGNSPVEIARQALQHAKDNGNDYLLIDTAGRLHVDEELMEELRQIHEVTQPDEVLLVVDAMTGQDAVNVAESFNQQLELTGVVLTKLDGDTRGGAALSVKAVTGCPIKFAALGEKIDALEPFHPERMASRILGMGDMLSLIEKAQSNIDAEKAKEMERKMRNAEFTFDDFLEQMEQVKKLGPLDQIMDMIPGMGKMKQMKDIKVDEKQMGRVEAIVRSMTKEEKQNPDMINHSRRKRIAAGSGTTLADVNRLIKQFDEMRRMMKQFSDMMGPKGKGSKMMKQMQAKAGKGMRFPFR, from the coding sequence ATGGCTTTTGAAGGTTTAACGAACCGATTGCAGAGCGTATTCAGTAAGCTGCGCGGCAAAGGCAAGGTATCGGAGGACGATGTCAACGAAGCTATGAGAGAAGTGCGGCTCGCGTTGCTAGAAGCGGACGTCAACTTCAAAGTGGTCAAGGAATTTATCTCCAAGGTGAAGGAGAAGGCCGTCGGCAAGGAAGTGATGGACAGCTTCACGCCGGGCATGGTCATTATTGATATTGTTAACAAAGAGCTGACCGAGCTGATGGGCGGCAGTCAAGCGAAGCTGGCGAAGAGCAACCGTCCGCCGACCGTCGTGATGATGGCGGGCCTGCAGGGTGCCGGGAAGACGACAACCTCGGCCAAGCTGGCCAAGCTGTTGCTGAAGGGCAACCATCGCCCACTGCTGGTGGCCGGGGACATTTACCGCCCAGCTGCCATTAAGCAGCTGCAGGTGCTTGGCGAACAGATCAAGGTGCCCGTATTCACGCTCCCGGAAGGCAACAGCCCGGTGGAAATCGCCCGTCAGGCGCTGCAGCATGCGAAGGACAACGGCAATGATTACCTGCTCATCGATACAGCGGGACGCCTGCATGTTGATGAGGAATTGATGGAAGAGCTCCGCCAGATTCATGAGGTGACGCAGCCGGATGAAGTGCTGCTTGTCGTTGATGCGATGACCGGTCAGGATGCCGTTAACGTGGCCGAGAGCTTCAACCAGCAGCTTGAGCTGACAGGTGTTGTGCTGACCAAGCTGGACGGCGATACCCGCGGCGGTGCGGCATTATCGGTCAAAGCCGTTACCGGCTGCCCGATCAAGTTTGCGGCGCTTGGCGAGAAGATTGACGCGCTTGAGCCGTTTCATCCAGAGCGGATGGCTTCACGGATTCTCGGCATGGGCGATATGCTCTCGCTGATTGAGAAGGCTCAGTCGAATATCGACGCTGAGAAAGCGAAGGAAATGGAACGCAAAATGCGCAATGCCGAGTTTACGTTCGATGATTTCCTGGAGCAGATGGAACAGGTCAAGAAGCTGGGGCCTCTGGACCAGATTATGGACATGATTCCCGGCATGGGCAAGATGAAGCAGATGAAAGATATCAAGGTCGATGAGAAGCAGATGGGCCGTGTTGAGGCGATCGTCCGCTCCATGACCAAGGAAGAGAAGCAGAATCCGGATATGATCAACCACAGCAGACGCAAGCGTATCGCTGCAGGCAGTGGCACAACGCTCGCCGACGTGAACCGGCTGATCAAGCAGTTCGATGAAATGCGCCGGATGATGAAGCAGTTCTCCGACATGATGGGGCCGAAAGGCAAGGGCTCCAAAATGATGAAGCAAATGCAGGCCAAAGCCGGCAAAGGAATGCGGTTTCCATTCCGTTAA
- the rpsP gene encoding 30S ribosomal protein S16 has translation MAARIRLKRMGAHKAPFYRIVVSDSRSPRDGRFIEEIGYYNPVAEPAAVNIDEEKALKWLQNGAQASDTVRNLLSKAGVMKKFHELKQQK, from the coding sequence ATGGCAGCTCGTATTCGTTTGAAACGCATGGGTGCTCATAAAGCTCCTTTCTACCGTATCGTGGTTTCGGATTCCCGTTCCCCGCGTGACGGCCGCTTTATCGAGGAAATTGGTTACTACAACCCGGTTGCTGAACCGGCAGCAGTAAACATTGACGAAGAGAAAGCGTTGAAATGGCTTCAAAACGGTGCGCAAGCATCTGATACTGTTCGCAACTTGCTTAGCAAAGCAGGCGTAATGAAGAAATTTCATGAGCTTAAGCAGCAGAAATAA
- a CDS encoding KH domain-containing protein has translation MEQLVGVIAKALVDHPDDVRVEVVEKEHLIVYELSVHPDDVGKVIGKQGRIAKALRTVVASAAVKMDKRVTVDIIS, from the coding sequence ATGGAACAATTAGTCGGCGTTATTGCGAAGGCTCTTGTTGATCATCCGGACGATGTCCGTGTGGAGGTCGTAGAGAAGGAACACCTGATTGTGTACGAACTGTCCGTGCATCCTGACGATGTGGGGAAAGTGATCGGTAAGCAGGGCAGAATCGCTAAGGCGCTCCGCACGGTTGTGGCATCGGCAGCCGTTAAGATGGATAAGCGGGTCACCGTGGATATCATATCTTAA
- the rimM gene encoding ribosome maturation factor RimM (Essential for efficient processing of 16S rRNA) has product MSDSLLSVGKIVNTHGIRGELKVISSTDFPEVRFAPKSQLILVHPETGEQVQVTVASARPNKGTFIVRFTAYDNINQVEKFKGFDVKVSKEESIELPDNEYYFYEIIGCRVIDEEGEELGVIEEILRPGANDVWVVKMPSRKELLLPVIDDVVLDVDVKAKLVKVHLMEGLL; this is encoded by the coding sequence ATGTCGGATTCATTGCTGTCAGTTGGCAAAATAGTTAATACACACGGCATCCGCGGAGAACTGAAGGTGATTTCCAGCACGGATTTCCCGGAGGTGCGCTTCGCCCCGAAAAGCCAGCTGATCCTGGTTCATCCGGAAACCGGGGAACAGGTTCAAGTCACTGTGGCTTCTGCACGTCCTAATAAAGGGACGTTCATCGTTCGTTTTACAGCATACGACAATATCAATCAGGTTGAAAAATTCAAGGGGTTTGATGTGAAGGTCAGCAAAGAGGAGTCCATTGAACTGCCGGATAACGAGTATTATTTTTATGAAATCATCGGCTGCCGCGTCATTGATGAAGAAGGGGAAGAGCTTGGCGTCATAGAAGAGATTCTTCGCCCGGGTGCAAATGATGTATGGGTGGTCAAAATGCCTTCCCGCAAGGAGCTCCTGCTTCCTGTTATAGATGATGTCGTGCTTGACGTGGACGTGAAGGCGAAGCTGGTTAAAGTTCATCTTATGGAGGGACTGCTGTAA
- the trmD gene encoding tRNA (guanosine(37)-N1)-methyltransferase TrmD, with the protein MRVDVLTLFPEMFTGVFGTSILGKAQDKGIVSLNPVNFRDYAGNKHGTVDDTPYGGGGGMVLKPDPIFRAVEDLLSGKPADAPAPRIILMCPQGESFTQRKAEELAEEEHLIFICGHYEGYDERIREHLVTDELSVGDYVLTGGELPAMVVVDSVVRLLPGVLGNETSAVTDSFSTGLLEYPHYTRPVEFRGWKVPDILLSGHHANVADWRRKEALRRTWLRRPDLLEHAELTPKDQKWLDEIQAEHEE; encoded by the coding sequence ATGAGAGTGGATGTATTGACACTGTTTCCGGAGATGTTCACGGGCGTGTTTGGAACAAGCATTCTCGGCAAAGCTCAGGACAAGGGAATCGTTTCTTTAAATCCGGTTAATTTTCGTGATTATGCTGGAAATAAACACGGTACGGTGGATGATACGCCGTACGGTGGAGGCGGAGGAATGGTGCTGAAGCCTGATCCGATTTTTCGGGCGGTCGAAGATTTGTTGTCCGGCAAGCCAGCGGATGCCCCGGCTCCCCGAATTATCCTGATGTGTCCGCAGGGCGAGAGCTTCACGCAGCGCAAAGCGGAGGAGCTGGCCGAGGAGGAGCATCTCATCTTTATTTGCGGACATTATGAAGGGTATGACGAACGGATCAGGGAGCATCTGGTCACGGATGAGCTGTCGGTTGGGGACTACGTTCTGACGGGCGGGGAGCTGCCAGCGATGGTTGTCGTCGACAGCGTCGTCCGATTGCTGCCGGGCGTGCTTGGAAACGAGACCAGCGCAGTCACCGACTCCTTCAGCACGGGGCTGCTGGAATATCCGCATTATACCCGACCGGTGGAGTTCAGGGGCTGGAAGGTGCCGGATATTCTGCTTAGCGGACATCATGCGAACGTAGCGGATTGGCGCCGGAAAGAGGCGCTGCGCAGAACATGGCTGCGCCGTCCCGATTTGCTGGAGCATGCCGAGCTTACGCCAAAGGATCAGAAATGGCTGGATGAAATCCAAGCGGAGCATGAGGAATAG
- a CDS encoding polysaccharide deacetylase family protein has translation MHRFKKYALISLAFIIILYAVAVANPGTVLSRKACSSWSLVKDQAFVMTHPRQDGSQKLPANFLIQPGTAEQVPVLMYHYITPQANNDQPDNNSIITLEAFEENMNYLHEQGYYTATMEELEQYVLGKTSLPAKTVVITFDDGYQNNYIYAYPILKKYGFQATIFVIGSRIQQETSPFDPAKKSFLSFEEIKASSDVFEYHSHTYDLHHKGFKKCGLDYATGLDTKSLTADIAKMKELGIDSPYFAYPFGEKSTQMVYSLQENNYRMAFTVLQGFVKPGDSLMRLNRLTVTTATDFAELLQGGH, from the coding sequence ATGCATCGGTTTAAGAAATATGCTTTGATTTCGCTAGCCTTCATCATCATCCTTTACGCTGTGGCTGTAGCCAATCCAGGTACCGTCCTCTCGCGCAAAGCCTGCAGCTCTTGGAGCTTGGTCAAGGATCAAGCTTTTGTAATGACTCACCCTCGTCAGGACGGCAGCCAGAAGCTTCCGGCCAATTTCTTGATCCAGCCCGGCACCGCCGAGCAGGTTCCTGTTCTTATGTATCATTACATTACGCCACAGGCCAACAACGATCAACCGGACAACAATTCGATCATCACCCTGGAAGCCTTCGAGGAAAATATGAATTACTTGCACGAGCAAGGTTACTATACGGCGACTATGGAGGAATTGGAGCAGTATGTGCTTGGCAAAACGTCCCTGCCTGCCAAAACCGTAGTAATTACGTTCGACGATGGCTACCAGAACAACTATATTTATGCTTATCCTATTTTGAAAAAATACGGCTTCCAGGCGACCATCTTCGTCATCGGCAGCAGAATACAGCAAGAGACATCGCCATTTGATCCGGCCAAAAAGAGCTTCCTCTCCTTTGAGGAAATCAAGGCCTCTTCTGACGTATTTGAATACCACAGCCACACGTATGACCTGCATCACAAAGGGTTTAAGAAATGCGGGCTGGATTATGCCACGGGATTAGATACAAAAAGCCTGACGGCCGATATCGCCAAAATGAAGGAACTTGGCATCGACAGTCCGTATTTTGCCTACCCTTTCGGCGAGAAAAGCACGCAAATGGTTTATTCGCTGCAAGAAAACAATTACCGGATGGCCTTTACCGTCCTCCAGGGCTTCGTTAAACCCGGCGATTCTCTCATGAGGCTCAATCGCCTTACGGTGACCACGGCAACCGATTTTGCGGAGCTGTTGCAAGGCGGGCATTAA
- a CDS encoding DUF5780 domain-containing protein, producing the protein MTKCNNCGHELSDESLFCNKCGSKIGVSNNNRKMFSLKNRKWLYLSSSLAVVILVAGVLYLVNSNPIHTFKKSIQESSYKDAIDIYNKEIKGNTKRETEVETYLESDLIKIQQDFENEKINFDNAISKINTIEKTKLLTSKVSEVQNKIISLNDSRIAFKAGNELIKSNNIKDALVELKKVSEDDSKNYEIANDLIEKSSSEYKNIILKNAEKAASNNKFEEALNEINQGLSVMQNDSDLIAKKSVYEKKKEEQIENERKIKMQEAKNKQEVIVEKASITIQSTEYKALYPDMIQVIVRNKSNKTVKNMVVVSLGFDSNGLPVKIRNQYSSEGDYAYEGYAENVNIVTNATFGKGKGWSIHENLGIKTVLSCVKEVEYYDGTTWENEYYNYWLDEFKEKPLH; encoded by the coding sequence ATGACAAAATGCAATAATTGTGGTCATGAGTTATCTGATGAAAGTTTATTCTGTAACAAGTGCGGGTCAAAAATCGGTGTTAGTAATAATAATCGGAAAATGTTTTCTTTGAAGAACAGAAAATGGTTATATTTATCAAGTTCATTAGCTGTAGTTATTTTGGTTGCAGGTGTACTATATTTGGTTAATAGCAATCCTATACATACATTTAAGAAATCTATTCAAGAAAGTAGTTATAAGGATGCAATAGATATTTACAATAAGGAAATCAAAGGAAACACAAAAAGGGAAACTGAGGTGGAAACATATCTTGAATCGGACCTCATTAAAATCCAGCAAGATTTTGAAAATGAGAAAATTAATTTTGATAATGCCATAAGCAAAATAAATACTATAGAGAAAACGAAATTACTTACTTCTAAAGTTTCTGAAGTTCAGAATAAAATAATCTCTTTAAATGATTCCAGAATAGCATTTAAAGCAGGTAATGAACTAATAAAAAGTAATAATATTAAAGATGCACTTGTTGAATTAAAAAAAGTTTCAGAGGATGATTCCAAGAATTATGAAATTGCGAACGATTTAATTGAAAAATCTTCGAGTGAATATAAGAATATTATTCTTAAAAATGCTGAAAAAGCCGCTTCCAATAATAAATTTGAAGAAGCACTAAATGAAATAAATCAAGGATTAAGCGTCATGCAAAATGATTCTGATTTAATCGCAAAAAAATCTGTCTATGAAAAGAAAAAAGAAGAGCAAATTGAAAATGAAAGAAAAATAAAGATGCAAGAAGCAAAAAATAAACAAGAGGTTATTGTAGAAAAAGCAAGTATTACAATCCAGAGTACCGAATATAAAGCGTTGTATCCTGATATGATTCAAGTAATAGTTAGAAACAAATCTAATAAGACAGTTAAGAATATGGTGGTTGTTAGTTTGGGATTTGATTCTAATGGATTACCGGTGAAAATCAGAAATCAATACTCATCTGAAGGCGATTATGCTTATGAAGGATATGCGGAGAATGTTAACATAGTAACGAATGCTACATTCGGTAAAGGCAAAGGTTGGTCTATTCATGAGAACCTAGGAATTAAAACTGTCCTTTCTTGTGTAAAAGAGGTTGAATACTACGATGGGACAACTTGGGAGAATGAATATTATAATTATTGGCTCGACGAATTCAAGGAAAAGCCATTGCATTAA
- the rplS gene encoding 50S ribosomal protein L19, producing the protein MNIVQAITQEQLRKDIPSFRSGDTLKVFVKVIEGSRERIQLFEGVVIKRRGGGISETFTVRKISNGVGVERTFPLHSPKLDKIEVARRGKVRRAKLYYLRELRGKAARIKEVRR; encoded by the coding sequence ATGAATATCGTACAAGCGATTACGCAAGAACAACTTCGCAAAGATATTCCGAGCTTTCGTTCCGGTGACACTTTGAAAGTGTTCGTTAAGGTTATCGAGGGATCTCGTGAGCGTATCCAGCTGTTTGAAGGTGTTGTAATTAAGCGTCGTGGCGGCGGAATCAGTGAAACTTTTACAGTTCGTAAAATTTCTAACGGTGTTGGCGTGGAAAGAACTTTCCCGCTTCATTCCCCGAAACTCGATAAAATCGAAGTGGCTCGCCGTGGTAAAGTGCGTCGTGCGAAGCTATACTATCTTCGTGAACTGCGCGGTAAAGCAGCTAGAATTAAAGAAGTGCGTCGTTAA
- the lepB gene encoding signal peptidase I, with protein MEQQFQSETGQSGAAQDPPSKEKNEALEWLKAIVIAVVLVLVIRWLLFAPFIVDGESMQPNFHTSERIIVNKILYDIRGPKHGEVVVFHVPSQGRDFIKRVIGVPGDTVQVEGDTVMVNGEVVDETYIKDVVNEKHNNNQLYNTEGNFPNEFVPESTVPEGHIFVLGDNRSNSTDSRRIGFVPYKDIVGRADLVFWPLKDIKVIKHK; from the coding sequence ATGGAACAGCAATTTCAATCGGAAACGGGTCAATCGGGCGCTGCGCAGGATCCGCCAAGTAAAGAAAAAAACGAGGCTTTGGAGTGGCTAAAAGCGATAGTAATTGCTGTCGTACTGGTTCTTGTCATCCGTTGGCTGTTGTTTGCTCCTTTTATTGTGGATGGAGAGTCGATGCAGCCCAACTTTCATACAAGCGAGAGAATCATCGTTAACAAAATTCTTTATGACATCCGTGGACCAAAGCACGGCGAGGTCGTCGTATTCCATGTACCTTCGCAGGGCCGTGATTTCATTAAACGGGTCATCGGCGTTCCTGGCGATACGGTTCAGGTCGAAGGCGATACGGTTATGGTGAACGGGGAAGTCGTAGACGAAACTTACATTAAAGATGTCGTAAATGAGAAGCATAACAATAATCAGCTTTATAATACAGAAGGAAATTTCCCGAATGAATTCGTTCCAGAGAGCACGGTTCCGGAGGGTCATATCTTCGTGCTTGGAGATAACCGCTCCAACAGTACGGATAGCCGCCGAATCGGCTTCGTACCCTACAAGGATATTGTAGGGAGAGCGGATCTCGTGTTCTGGCCTTTGAAGGATATTAAAGTGATTAAGCATAAATGA
- the ylqF gene encoding ribosome biogenesis GTPase YlqF, translating into MTIQWFPGHMTRARRQIQEKLKLIDVAIELVDARLPLSSRNPMIDDILQGKPRMILLNKADLADPAVTREWIDYFKQEGYAAVAIDASTGQGVKEIPAMARELLQDKIEKQLAKGVNPRAIRALIVGIPNVGKSTLINRMAGRNIAATGDRPGITKGQQWIKVGTEMELLDTPGILWPKFEDQNVGYRLAMTGAIREEILNIEDIAFFAVKYLAKYYWEPLAERFELEEAPRDFENPDEIVAVMEAVGRKRGCLVSGGRVDLEKASSVLLRELRAGKLGRYSLESPY; encoded by the coding sequence ATGACGATACAGTGGTTTCCCGGACATATGACGAGAGCGCGCCGTCAGATTCAGGAGAAGCTGAAGCTGATCGACGTCGCAATAGAACTGGTGGATGCGAGACTGCCTTTGTCTAGCCGCAATCCGATGATTGACGACATACTGCAGGGCAAGCCGCGGATGATCCTGCTCAACAAAGCGGATTTGGCAGACCCGGCGGTTACGCGCGAATGGATTGATTATTTTAAGCAAGAAGGCTATGCCGCTGTGGCTATAGATGCTTCCACAGGCCAGGGCGTCAAAGAAATTCCGGCCATGGCCAGAGAACTGCTTCAGGATAAGATCGAGAAGCAGCTGGCTAAGGGCGTAAATCCACGAGCGATCCGGGCGCTGATCGTTGGAATTCCAAACGTCGGCAAATCTACGCTGATCAACCGGATGGCCGGGCGAAATATTGCGGCGACCGGGGATCGGCCGGGCATTACCAAGGGACAGCAGTGGATCAAGGTAGGCACGGAGATGGAGCTGCTGGATACGCCGGGTATATTGTGGCCGAAATTTGAGGATCAGAACGTGGGTTACCGTTTGGCAATGACTGGAGCGATCCGTGAAGAAATTCTGAACATTGAGGATATTGCCTTTTTTGCGGTAAAATATTTAGCGAAGTATTACTGGGAGCCGCTCGCTGAACGATTCGAACTCGAAGAGGCCCCGCGGGATTTTGAGAATCCGGATGAAATCGTGGCCGTGATGGAAGCCGTAGGACGTAAGCGCGGCTGTCTGGTCAGCGGCGGAAGGGTGGATCTTGAGAAAGCTTCCAGCGTGTTATTGCGCGAGCTTCGGGCCGGAAAGCTAGGAAGATATTCCCTGGAGTCCCCATACTGA
- a CDS encoding MraY family glycosyltransferase gives MVVLIIIYVISLIMSFLIVYLLIPPFGRLAFRLDFVDKPRKDVERKLHREPIPLTASYVIFIGFFVTYLAVGREFNMETLAIFIGGVLLLIIGTLDDWYKTKGKDFPALPKLIVQVSAAVIVYASGISFTGFFNPFSGEYVVLPGILQFLLTILWIFGVTTVINFSDGLDGLAGGLSAISAITLFIVALTKGQSTSAIMAITLVGVTLAYLRYNKPPAKIFMGDAGATFLGFILAVIALDGAFKQATVLSLFIPVLALGVPIFDNIFVVIKRFLQGKSIYEADASQVHYRLLRAGLTHQQTVMFLMLISTCLCLSSIILLLIQT, from the coding sequence ATGGTGGTGTTGATCATTATATACGTAATTTCGTTAATCATGTCGTTTCTTATCGTATATTTGCTTATTCCTCCGTTTGGGAGATTGGCTTTTCGACTCGATTTCGTAGATAAACCCCGGAAGGATGTGGAGCGCAAGCTGCACCGGGAGCCGATTCCGCTTACGGCAAGCTATGTTATTTTCATTGGCTTTTTTGTTACATATTTAGCTGTCGGCAGAGAATTCAACATGGAGACGCTGGCGATATTTATCGGCGGAGTATTGCTGCTGATTATCGGCACGCTCGATGATTGGTACAAGACGAAAGGCAAGGATTTTCCGGCTCTTCCCAAGCTGATCGTTCAAGTATCGGCAGCCGTGATCGTATATGCGTCGGGCATTTCGTTTACAGGTTTTTTCAACCCTTTTTCCGGAGAATATGTGGTGCTGCCGGGCATATTGCAGTTTCTTCTGACGATTCTATGGATTTTCGGAGTAACGACGGTCATTAATTTCTCGGATGGCCTGGACGGGCTGGCCGGCGGGCTATCGGCCATTTCTGCCATTACCCTGTTTATCGTTGCTTTAACCAAAGGACAGTCGACTTCTGCCATCATGGCAATCACCCTTGTCGGAGTAACGCTGGCTTATCTGCGCTACAACAAGCCACCGGCCAAAATCTTCATGGGGGATGCCGGGGCGACGTTTCTTGGCTTCATATTAGCGGTAATCGCGCTGGATGGGGCATTTAAGCAAGCTACGGTACTATCGCTCTTTATACCTGTATTGGCGCTTGGCGTGCCGATATTCGACAATATCTTTGTTGTGATCAAACGGTTCCTGCAAGGAAAGTCCATTTACGAGGCGGATGCGAGCCAGGTGCATTATCGCTTGCTGCGGGCGGGTCTTACCCACCAGCAAACGGTCATGTTCTTAATGCTGATTAGCACTTGTCTTTGCCTTTCATCGATAATCCTGCTCCTTATCCAAACTTAA
- a CDS encoding ribonuclease HII: protein MSDLLTYEKEYWQRSFQYVAGIDEVGRGCLFGDVVAAAVILPHGLILEEVNDSKKLTAKKREKLFDMIMKEALAVGTGFIDAETIDRLNIKQATRLAMKQAVEQLAIKPDFLLIDAEKVDVDIEQLAVIKGDAVSQSIAAASIVAKVTRDRLCEGEWDVRYPEYGIAAHKGYATKLHRERLQALGPTPMHRKSFMRNLFVQEQTLF, encoded by the coding sequence ATGAGTGATTTACTAACTTATGAAAAAGAATATTGGCAGCGCTCGTTCCAGTATGTTGCGGGAATCGACGAGGTCGGTCGGGGCTGTCTGTTCGGTGATGTCGTCGCTGCAGCAGTTATTTTACCGCATGGATTAATATTAGAAGAAGTTAATGATTCCAAGAAGCTGACTGCAAAAAAGCGCGAGAAATTATTCGATATGATTATGAAAGAAGCGCTGGCCGTAGGCACGGGATTCATCGATGCGGAAACAATTGACCGTCTTAATATCAAGCAGGCAACGCGCCTGGCAATGAAGCAGGCGGTGGAGCAGCTTGCAATTAAGCCGGATTTTCTTCTCATCGATGCGGAGAAGGTCGACGTCGATATCGAGCAGCTGGCGGTGATCAAAGGGGATGCGGTAAGCCAGTCTATCGCCGCGGCCTCGATCGTGGCCAAAGTAACTCGAGATCGACTGTGCGAAGGCGAGTGGGATGTTCGATATCCGGAATACGGCATTGCCGCGCATAAAGGTTATGCGACTAAGCTGCATCGGGAGCGGTTACAGGCTCTTGGCCCGACACCCATGCATCGCAAGAGCTTTATGCGCAATTTATTCGTACAGGAACAGACGTTGTTTTAA